In the Meiothermus sp. QL-1 genome, one interval contains:
- a CDS encoding tripartite tricarboxylate transporter permease, translated as MDILQALLNGFGVALQPLNLLLVFLGCLVGTLIGVLPGIGPISGVALLVPLTFALKLPPESALILLAGIYYGAMYGGSTTSILLNIPGETSSVVTAIDGNKLAKQGRPGPALAMAAWASFIAGTLSVLGLMTLGPLLAQWAIRFGPAEYFALMVFGFSTLSALAGKNLFKALTATALGLMLATVGQDPQSGIARYTFGVMQLEDGLDFLVVAIGLFAVSEVLMLLEEKTPGVIKAQVGRIYLSLRDFMGSLLTILRSSVLGFLIGILPGAGASIASFVAYTSEKRWLGPRGRLGEGDLRGVAAPEAANNAAAGGAMIPLLTLGLPGSGTTAIMLGALMSLGVTPGPQMFQQHPQVVWGLIASMYVGNAVLLLLNLPLVGLFVRLLAVPAWFLIPAVLAISFIGVYAVNNNPFDLLLMAFFGFLGYLMRKLEFPLAPVLLGLVLGYLMEINLRRAMTLSGGDVGYLFSSPIAIALWGLALLSLLAPWLLSRFHRRGLGGEEL; from the coding sequence ATGGATATCCTACAGGCCCTTCTAAACGGCTTCGGGGTGGCGTTACAGCCCCTAAACCTGCTGCTGGTCTTCTTGGGGTGTTTGGTGGGCACTCTCATAGGTGTGCTGCCTGGAATTGGGCCCATCAGCGGGGTGGCGCTGTTGGTGCCCCTCACCTTTGCCCTCAAGCTTCCGCCTGAGTCGGCCTTGATTTTGCTGGCCGGCATCTACTACGGGGCCATGTACGGGGGCTCCACCACCAGCATCCTGCTCAACATCCCAGGCGAGACCTCCTCGGTGGTGACCGCCATAGATGGCAACAAACTGGCCAAGCAGGGCCGGCCCGGCCCGGCCCTCGCCATGGCGGCCTGGGCCTCCTTCATCGCCGGTACCCTCTCGGTGCTGGGCCTCATGACCCTGGGGCCCCTTCTAGCCCAGTGGGCTATCCGCTTTGGGCCTGCAGAGTACTTTGCCCTCATGGTTTTCGGCTTTTCCACCCTTTCGGCCCTGGCAGGCAAGAACCTCTTCAAGGCTCTCACCGCCACGGCGCTGGGCTTGATGCTGGCCACGGTGGGCCAGGACCCGCAGTCCGGTATAGCCCGCTACACCTTCGGGGTGATGCAGCTCGAGGATGGCCTGGACTTTCTGGTAGTGGCCATCGGCCTTTTTGCAGTGAGCGAGGTCTTGATGCTTCTGGAAGAGAAAACCCCAGGGGTCATCAAAGCCCAGGTGGGGCGGATCTACCTTTCCCTTCGTGACTTCATGGGCTCACTCCTCACCATCCTGCGCAGCAGCGTGCTGGGCTTTTTGATCGGGATTCTGCCAGGGGCTGGGGCCTCTATTGCCAGTTTTGTGGCCTACACCAGCGAAAAGCGCTGGCTGGGCCCACGGGGGCGGCTGGGCGAGGGCGACCTGCGGGGGGTGGCGGCCCCCGAGGCGGCCAACAACGCGGCAGCAGGTGGGGCCATGATTCCCCTCCTCACCCTGGGCCTTCCCGGCAGCGGCACCACCGCCATCATGCTGGGTGCCCTTATGAGCCTGGGGGTAACCCCAGGCCCCCAGATGTTTCAGCAGCACCCCCAGGTGGTCTGGGGCTTGATTGCCTCGATGTATGTGGGCAACGCGGTTTTGCTCTTGCTAAACCTACCTTTGGTGGGCCTTTTCGTGCGCCTCCTGGCGGTGCCTGCGTGGTTTTTGATACCGGCCGTGCTGGCCATCAGCTTCATCGGGGTCTACGCGGTCAACAACAACCCCTTCGACCTGCTCTTGATGGCCTTTTTCGGTTTCCTGGGCTATTTGATGCGTAAGCTCGAGTTCCCCCTGGCCCCGGTGCTTTTGGGCCTGGTGCTCGGCTACCTGATGGAAATCAACCTGCGCCGCGCTATGACCCTGAGCGGTGGAGACGTGGGCTATCTCTTTAGCAGCCCCATCGCCATCGCCCTTTGGGGGCTGGCGCTGCTCTCGCTCTTGGCCCCTTGGCTCCTATCCCGCTTTCACCGGCGGGGCCTGGGGGGCGAGGAGCTTTGA
- a CDS encoding tripartite tricarboxylate transporter TctB family protein has protein sequence MTDRIVGSLLLLLALGYGLEASRMQVSFFTDPLGPRPFPYIIALLLGLSALGLLLRPDPEPTWPPKRFWAVLGLVLLSLGAYAYSVVPLGFVVATTLEMTLLAWLFGASVPRGFLAALVFSLVLYLLFTEGLGVGLPSGFFFP, from the coding sequence ATGACCGACCGCATCGTAGGGTCCCTACTCTTGTTGCTGGCCCTTGGTTACGGCCTCGAGGCCAGCCGGATGCAGGTGAGCTTCTTCACCGACCCCCTGGGCCCCAGACCTTTCCCCTATATCATCGCATTGCTATTAGGGCTTTCGGCGCTGGGCTTGCTGCTGCGCCCCGACCCTGAACCCACCTGGCCGCCCAAACGCTTCTGGGCGGTCCTGGGGCTGGTGCTTTTGAGCCTTGGGGCCTATGCCTATTCAGTGGTACCCCTGGGCTTCGTTGTGGCCACTACCCTCGAGATGACCCTGCTCGCCTGGCTCTTTGGGGCTTCGGTACCGAGAGGATTCCTGGCTGCTTTGGTTTTCAGCCTGGTGCTTTACCTCTTGTTTACCGAGGGTTTGGGGGTTGGTCTTCCATCCGGTTTTTTCTTCCCCTAG
- a CDS encoding tripartite tricarboxylate transporter substrate binding protein gives MVRWLIPTLLFLALSGGLAQFTPRNPECIAPAGAGGGWDFTCRSVAQVLFDLKLIPQPMRVSNVTGGGGGVAYANVVTQRSDDANLIVAASPATTVRLAQGQYSRFTERDVRWLGAIAADFGVVAVKADAPWRTMQELVAAWKADPARLAVGGGSAVGGQDHMKVLLLGRAAGIEPRNIKYVPFDGGGEALTALLGGFIQVFAGDASELRAQVQAGTVRVLGVMAPRRLGGVYANVPTLRELGYNVDWVVWRGFYVPKNMPAEAYEFWARALRQVERSPEWARIREQNALGQFFMVGAEFQVFIDRQVNQFRNLSRELGIIR, from the coding sequence ATGGTTCGATGGCTTATCCCAACCCTTCTGTTCTTGGCCCTGAGCGGCGGGCTGGCCCAGTTTACCCCGCGCAACCCCGAGTGCATCGCCCCGGCTGGGGCCGGGGGTGGTTGGGACTTCACCTGCCGCAGCGTGGCCCAGGTGCTTTTCGACCTAAAACTCATTCCCCAGCCCATGCGGGTGAGCAATGTGACCGGGGGTGGGGGTGGCGTGGCCTATGCCAACGTGGTTACCCAGCGCAGCGATGACGCCAACCTGATTGTGGCGGCCAGCCCGGCCACCACTGTGCGCCTGGCCCAGGGGCAGTACAGCCGCTTCACCGAGCGGGACGTGCGCTGGCTAGGGGCCATTGCCGCCGACTTTGGCGTGGTGGCGGTCAAGGCCGATGCCCCCTGGCGCACCATGCAGGAGCTGGTAGCGGCCTGGAAAGCCGATCCAGCCCGGCTCGCGGTGGGGGGCGGCAGCGCCGTGGGCGGGCAGGACCACATGAAGGTGCTGCTCTTGGGCCGGGCGGCGGGCATTGAGCCCCGGAACATCAAGTACGTGCCCTTCGATGGGGGTGGGGAGGCCCTGACCGCGCTTCTGGGAGGGTTCATCCAGGTGTTCGCGGGCGATGCCTCGGAGCTCAGGGCCCAGGTGCAGGCCGGTACGGTGCGGGTGCTGGGGGTCATGGCGCCCCGTCGGCTGGGTGGGGTTTACGCCAACGTACCTACCTTGAGGGAGCTTGGTTACAACGTGGACTGGGTGGTTTGGCGCGGTTTTTACGTGCCCAAGAACATGCCCGCCGAGGCCTACGAGTTCTGGGCCCGGGCTTTGAGGCAGGTGGAGCGCAGCCCGGAGTGGGCCCGCATCCGGGAGCAGAACGCCCTGGGCCAGTTCTTCATGGTAGGGGCCGAGTTCCAGGTCTTCATCGACCGGCAGGTCAACCAGTTCCGCAACCTATCGCGCGAGCTGGGCATCATTCGCTAG
- a CDS encoding GntR family transcriptional regulator yields MLAPQTEEAYRRLRRMILSLELRPGEPMVERRLEERLGVSRTPIRTALQQLSREGLVVRSGRVYTVAPVDLAELEEAFEFRQWLETQVVRVAAARRPKAQELRDLLASLEADLDPEVELEKATDFHLALARLTGNRFVVAALAQVLQRIYRARYLEITRPKGAEAALSDHLTLIELVQEGRGEEAALFMQQHLERSREALLRSLEGSALLTRP; encoded by the coding sequence GTGTTGGCACCCCAGACCGAGGAAGCCTACCGCCGCCTTCGGCGGATGATTCTCTCTTTGGAGCTCAGGCCGGGCGAGCCCATGGTCGAGCGCAGGCTGGAGGAGAGGCTGGGGGTCTCCCGCACCCCTATCCGTACCGCTTTGCAACAGCTTTCCCGCGAGGGGCTGGTGGTGCGTTCGGGCCGGGTGTACACCGTGGCCCCGGTGGACCTGGCCGAGCTCGAGGAGGCCTTTGAGTTCCGCCAGTGGCTCGAGACCCAGGTGGTCCGGGTGGCCGCAGCCCGCCGGCCCAAGGCCCAGGAGCTCAGGGACCTGCTGGCCTCCTTGGAGGCCGACCTGGACCCCGAGGTGGAGCTGGAGAAGGCCACCGACTTCCACCTGGCCCTGGCCCGCCTCACCGGCAACCGCTTCGTGGTGGCCGCGCTGGCCCAGGTGCTCCAGCGCATCTACCGGGCCCGCTATCTGGAGATTACCCGGCCCAAAGGGGCCGAGGCCGCCCTGAGCGACCACCTGACCCTGATCGAGCTGGTGCAGGAGGGCAGGGGTGAGGAGGCTGCGCTATTCATGCAGCAGCACCTCGAGCGTTCCCGTGAGGCTCTTTTGCGCAGCCTCGAGGGCTCGGCCCTGCTCACGCGCCCTTGA
- a CDS encoding esterase-like activity of phytase family protein has protein sequence MRRFISLALGAGLALGQGGQVVGVYTLPPTPIRTLNPHLTQADVESSLKAGWPVSDRPALGSSLAYLGQGRFVGSTDRGPNGDCPGGKYFPLPGFTPSLLFFRLEGKEIRLEKSLPLHNLGGRRVSGLPNLPGEDVPFANKECRERLPLDPDGLDVEDIAIAPGGGFWLVEENSPSLLYATPQGAIVMRYVPQGVRLNASYPVRDSLPAILRQRRNNRGLENLALSGDGKTAWIILQSPIGPTSNPAFDQSLVARAVRLDVSNPVQARVTGMYLVPFSDPKDYPKPNRPRDMKYSAATWVKDEQILLLERAEGGARVYLVDFARATNLLSRPDGSSSELDKAGVDYASLGIHLPERRLLLETWRLPEFDTDKLEDLALLEDGQTLAIVDDNDFAITGKEGPSRLWLVRLAQKLR, from the coding sequence ATGCGACGCTTCATCTCTCTCGCCCTTGGGGCCGGCCTGGCCCTGGGCCAAGGGGGGCAGGTGGTGGGGGTCTACACCCTGCCGCCCACCCCCATCCGCACCCTCAACCCTCATCTCACCCAGGCCGACGTAGAGAGCAGCTTGAAAGCGGGCTGGCCGGTAAGCGACCGGCCAGCGCTGGGCTCGAGCCTAGCCTACCTAGGCCAAGGGCGTTTCGTAGGCAGCACCGACCGCGGCCCCAACGGGGACTGCCCTGGGGGCAAGTACTTCCCTTTGCCCGGCTTTACCCCTAGCCTGCTCTTTTTCCGACTGGAGGGCAAGGAGATTCGTCTGGAAAAATCCCTGCCGCTGCACAACCTGGGCGGCAGGCGGGTCAGCGGCCTGCCCAACCTGCCGGGTGAGGACGTCCCCTTTGCCAACAAGGAGTGCAGGGAGCGCCTTCCCCTTGACCCTGATGGTTTGGACGTAGAGGACATAGCCATAGCCCCGGGAGGAGGCTTCTGGCTGGTGGAGGAAAACTCCCCCTCCCTCCTCTATGCCACACCCCAGGGGGCCATTGTGATGCGCTACGTGCCCCAAGGGGTGCGCCTCAACGCCAGCTACCCGGTGCGCGACAGCCTGCCCGCCATCCTGCGCCAGCGCCGCAATAACCGGGGCCTTGAGAACCTGGCCCTATCCGGGGACGGAAAGACCGCCTGGATCATCTTGCAAAGCCCCATTGGCCCCACCTCCAATCCAGCCTTCGACCAAAGCCTGGTGGCCCGGGCGGTGCGGCTCGACGTGAGCAACCCGGTGCAGGCCCGGGTAACCGGGATGTACCTGGTGCCCTTCTCCGACCCCAAGGACTACCCCAAGCCCAACCGGCCCCGCGACATGAAGTACAGCGCCGCCACCTGGGTCAAGGACGAGCAGATTCTCCTCCTGGAGCGGGCCGAGGGCGGGGCACGGGTCTACCTGGTGGACTTCGCCCGCGCCACCAACCTGCTGAGCCGGCCCGATGGAAGCAGCAGCGAGCTGGACAAGGCTGGGGTGGACTATGCTTCCCTGGGCATTCACCTACCCGAACGGCGGCTTTTGCTCGAGACCTGGCGGCTGCCCGAGTTCGATACCGACAAGCTCGAGGACCTGGCTCTGTTGGAGGACGGCCAGACCCTGGCCATCGTGGACGACAACGACTTCGCCATCACCGGCAAGGAGGGGCCCAGCCGGCTGTGGCTGGTGCGGCTGGCGCAAAAGCTCCGCTAG
- a CDS encoding ATP phosphoribosyltransferase regulatory subunit has protein sequence MIPEGTRYFLPPEARLRREIEEKLLRLLYAWGYEPIELPALEFYDPAHPLAERAFKLVDKSGEVLALRAEFTTAVARLLRGNGGPGLNRPLRLQYAGTLWLREATAELGRSREFRQVGAELVGVSSPEADAEVLELAWECLLRVGFAEAKIEVGLPALVRDVLEATGLGEAERERLRLAIHRKNTPELKALVEAYRVQPEVGNVLLSLPDLYGGREVLEEARRLPLSEKALADLDWLERVLALLPQVPLLLDLGRARLLAFYTGLNFQAYTPDFGLPLLGGGRYDGALLPYAAGFALGLERVMEALRLPTAEAPPEVLALDRALARRLRAEGRRVELAWTEDLEALRAYARARGIRYLAREGRLEEVGR, from the coding sequence ATGATCCCCGAAGGCACCCGCTACTTCCTGCCGCCCGAGGCCCGGCTGCGGCGCGAGATAGAGGAGAAGCTCCTTCGCCTGCTCTATGCCTGGGGCTATGAGCCCATAGAGCTGCCCGCGCTGGAGTTCTACGACCCCGCCCACCCCCTGGCCGAGCGGGCCTTCAAGCTGGTGGACAAAAGCGGAGAGGTGCTGGCCTTGCGGGCCGAGTTCACCACCGCGGTGGCCCGGCTTCTGCGGGGCAACGGGGGGCCAGGGCTGAACCGGCCCTTGCGCCTGCAGTATGCCGGTACCCTCTGGCTGCGTGAGGCCACCGCCGAGCTGGGCCGCAGCCGCGAGTTCCGCCAGGTGGGGGCTGAGCTGGTGGGGGTTTCCAGCCCCGAAGCCGATGCCGAGGTGCTCGAGCTGGCCTGGGAGTGCCTCCTGCGGGTGGGCTTTGCCGAGGCCAAGATTGAGGTGGGCCTGCCCGCGCTGGTGCGGGATGTGCTGGAGGCCACGGGCCTGGGCGAGGCCGAGCGGGAGCGGCTGCGGCTGGCCATCCACCGAAAGAACACCCCGGAGTTGAAGGCCCTGGTGGAGGCCTACCGGGTCCAGCCGGAGGTGGGGAACGTGCTGCTGAGCCTGCCCGACCTGTATGGGGGGCGGGAGGTGCTGGAGGAGGCGCGGCGGCTGCCGCTTTCGGAAAAGGCCCTGGCCGACCTGGACTGGCTGGAGCGGGTGCTTGCCCTGCTGCCCCAGGTGCCGCTGCTGCTGGACCTGGGCCGGGCTCGGCTCTTAGCCTTCTACACCGGCCTCAACTTCCAGGCCTACACCCCCGACTTCGGCCTGCCCCTTCTGGGCGGGGGGCGCTACGACGGGGCGCTTTTGCCCTATGCGGCGGGCTTTGCTTTGGGCCTGGAGCGGGTGATGGAGGCGCTGCGACTGCCTACTGCCGAGGCCCCTCCAGAGGTGCTGGCCCTGGATAGGGCCTTGGCCCGGCGGCTGCGGGCCGAGGGCCGGCGGGTGGAGCTCGCTTGGACGGAGGACCTGGAGGCCCTGCGGGCCTACGCCCGGGCCCGGGGCATCCGCTACCTGGCCCGGGAGGGGCGGCTGGAGGAGGTGGGGCGCTAG
- a CDS encoding peptidylprolyl isomerase yields MEALPYRSEKPITRFARPEQVIDPQRFDYFAEVETTKGRFLMDLYEVEAPITTNSFVFLALHRYFEGVLFHRVIPGFVAQTGDPSGTGMGGPGYQFGLEVTPRLNYDRKGVVGMARTMDPNSNGSQFFITYAPTPNLNQQYTIFAQVVEGMEVVERIAPTEGPGASRERDRILAVRILVGPKAP; encoded by the coding sequence ATGGAAGCCTTGCCCTATAGGTCCGAAAAGCCCATCACTCGCTTCGCCAGGCCCGAGCAGGTCATCGACCCTCAGCGGTTCGATTACTTTGCCGAGGTCGAGACCACCAAGGGCCGCTTTTTGATGGACCTCTACGAGGTGGAGGCCCCCATCACGACCAACTCCTTCGTGTTTTTGGCCCTCCACCGCTACTTCGAGGGGGTGCTTTTCCATCGGGTCATCCCCGGCTTTGTGGCCCAGACCGGCGACCCCAGCGGCACGGGGATGGGGGGGCCGGGGTACCAGTTCGGCCTCGAGGTCACCCCCAGGCTCAACTACGACAGAAAAGGCGTGGTGGGCATGGCCCGCACCATGGACCCCAACTCCAACGGCAGCCAGTTCTTCATCACCTATGCCCCCACCCCCAACCTGAACCAGCAGTACACCATCTTTGCCCAGGTGGTGGAGGGGATGGAGGTGGTGGAGCGCATCGCGCCCACCGAGGGCCCCGGCGCCAGCCGGGAGCGGGATAGAATCCTGGCGGTGCGCATTCTGGTTGGGCCCAAAGCCCCATGA
- the dcd gene encoding dCTP deaminase yields the protein MIKPDWWIREKARQGMIEPFEERLVREGVISYGLSSFGYDLRAAREWKIFANVFHTIADPKGLDPKSFVDYEGDEVIIPPNSFVLARSVEYIRMPENVMAIAIGKSTYARVGIVANITPLEPGWEGHVTLEFSNTTPLPAKMYAGEGVVQLVFFEGERPEVTYRDRQGKYQGQRGITLPRI from the coding sequence ATGATTAAGCCCGACTGGTGGATACGGGAGAAGGCCCGGCAGGGCATGATCGAGCCCTTTGAGGAGCGGCTGGTGCGCGAGGGGGTAATCAGCTACGGCCTCTCCAGCTTCGGCTACGACCTGCGCGCGGCGCGGGAGTGGAAGATATTCGCCAACGTGTTTCACACTATCGCCGACCCCAAGGGGCTGGACCCCAAGAGTTTTGTGGACTACGAGGGGGACGAGGTAATCATTCCCCCAAACTCCTTCGTGCTCGCGCGGAGCGTGGAGTACATCCGCATGCCCGAAAACGTGATGGCCATCGCCATCGGCAAGAGCACCTACGCCCGGGTGGGCATCGTGGCCAATATCACCCCTTTGGAGCCGGGCTGGGAGGGGCATGTGACGTTGGAATTCTCCAACACCACCCCCTTGCCGGCCAAGATGTACGCGGGCGAGGGGGTGGTGCAGCTCGTCTTCTTTGAGGGCGAGCGCCCTGAGGTCACCTACCGCGACCGCCAGGGAAAGTACCAGGGCCAGCGGGGCATCACCCTGCCCAGAATCTGA
- a CDS encoding putative Ig domain-containing protein, which yields MRRLWLLGSLLPVVLMACGSDNQSNQSRQPLRLTVRFDPGYLDEPYSTTLTADGGVRPYRFTLEGNLPKGLTYSNGRVSGTPQEKGSFELLVSVEDANLSVRTQKVTLVIGDTPPPRLDQVFPLAEVTDPFPYLLRVREREARGFQAQLPLRGLKPDLESFRADGSVLYVLRYDEARGVLDIDAAFTTPRRDFEAFRVTLAPLPEQRVRPEQSFREARVAFYDRNGKLAANAPAIERTPSEGRYRYSDLEALARNWGRRLQAPNPPQTAPEQPPQAGGQPAPARLEGDLNGDGVVDTKDLEALRASYAWASVGAPSSTER from the coding sequence ATGCGTCGCCTCTGGCTTTTAGGAAGCCTGCTGCCGGTCGTTCTGATGGCATGCGGCTCGGACAACCAGAGCAATCAAAGCCGCCAGCCCCTGCGCCTTACCGTGCGCTTCGACCCGGGCTACCTCGACGAGCCCTACAGCACCACCCTGACCGCCGACGGGGGGGTGCGGCCCTACCGCTTCACCCTCGAGGGCAACCTGCCCAAAGGGCTCACCTATAGCAACGGGCGCGTGAGCGGCACCCCCCAGGAAAAAGGCAGCTTCGAGCTCCTGGTAAGCGTGGAGGACGCCAACCTCTCGGTGCGCACCCAGAAGGTTACCCTGGTCATCGGCGACACCCCGCCCCCCCGGCTGGACCAGGTCTTCCCCCTGGCCGAGGTCACCGACCCCTTCCCCTACCTTCTGCGGGTGCGGGAGCGGGAGGCCCGGGGCTTTCAGGCCCAGCTTCCCCTCAGGGGCCTGAAGCCCGACCTGGAAAGTTTTAGGGCCGATGGCAGCGTGCTCTACGTGCTCCGCTACGACGAGGCCCGGGGGGTTCTGGACATCGACGCGGCCTTCACCACCCCGCGCCGGGACTTCGAGGCCTTCCGCGTAACCCTTGCCCCCCTGCCCGAGCAGCGGGTGCGCCCCGAGCAGAGCTTCCGCGAGGCCCGGGTGGCCTTCTACGACAGAAACGGCAAGCTGGCCGCCAATGCCCCCGCCATCGAGCGCACCCCCAGCGAGGGGCGCTACCGCTACAGCGACCTCGAGGCCCTCGCGCGCAACTGGGGCCGCCGCCTCCAGGCCCCAAACCCTCCGCAAACCGCTCCAGAACAGCCCCCCCAGGCCGGGGGTCAGCCAGCCCCTGCCCGGCTCGAGGGCGACCTGAACGGGGATGGGGTGGTGGACACCAAGGACCTGGAGGCCCTGCGAGCTTCCTACGCCTGGGCCAGCGTGGGAGCGCCATCCTCTACAGAACGCTAG
- a CDS encoding metallophosphoesterase, with product MRIAILADIHGNLPALEAVLSDLRQVSPALVIVNGDLVNRGPASREVLERLWELASSKAGLALAPQGFYFTLGNHDDLLVRWARRDPSLAELYQDPLFGPAAWSVAQLSQAHLDWLAQLPYQVALQEGQVLGLAQAQGAGERVEVRITHGSPRHYREGYDEHSLGALAEIEQRYPARLLVGSHTHKPFMGQLERALVLGTGAVGSPFNGDVRAQYVVVELGENHVQVDFRQVPYDLEATLRAFYESGLMEEGGLGAEIFYHETRTARSLLMNFWHWAEALGRPRDQEAWRLYQAAHPERFSAKL from the coding sequence ATGCGCATCGCCATTCTGGCCGACATTCACGGGAACCTGCCCGCTCTAGAGGCGGTCCTCTCCGACCTGCGCCAAGTGAGCCCTGCCCTGGTCATCGTCAACGGCGACCTGGTCAACCGGGGACCCGCGAGCCGCGAGGTGTTGGAGCGGCTCTGGGAGCTAGCCAGCTCCAAGGCGGGGCTGGCGCTGGCCCCGCAGGGCTTTTACTTCACCCTGGGCAACCACGACGACCTCCTGGTGCGCTGGGCCCGGCGCGACCCCTCGCTGGCCGAGCTCTACCAGGACCCCCTCTTTGGCCCCGCTGCCTGGTCGGTGGCCCAGCTCTCCCAGGCCCACCTGGACTGGCTGGCCCAACTGCCCTACCAGGTGGCCCTCCAGGAAGGCCAGGTGCTGGGCCTGGCGCAGGCCCAGGGCGCAGGTGAGCGGGTAGAGGTGCGCATCACCCACGGCTCCCCCCGCCACTACCGCGAGGGCTACGACGAGCACAGCCTGGGAGCTTTGGCTGAAATCGAGCAGCGCTACCCGGCCCGGCTTCTGGTGGGCTCGCACACCCACAAGCCCTTTATGGGGCAGCTCGAGCGGGCCCTGGTGCTCGGCACCGGGGCGGTGGGTTCGCCCTTCAACGGCGATGTGCGCGCACAGTATGTGGTGGTGGAGCTGGGGGAAAACCACGTGCAGGTGGACTTCCGCCAGGTCCCCTACGACCTCGAGGCCACCCTCAGGGCCTTCTACGAATCGGGGCTGATGGAAGAGGGAGGGCTGGGGGCCGAGATCTTCTACCACGAGACCCGCACCGCTCGCTCCTTGCTGATGAACTTCTGGCACTGGGCTGAGGCCCTGGGCCGCCCCCGCGACCAGGAGGCCTGGCGGCTTTACCAGGCCGCCCACCCCGAGCGCTTCTCGGCTAAGCTTTAA
- a CDS encoding ankyrin repeat domain-containing protein — translation MPSPEQIRAFVMAAHGDLAQVQRMLEAEPALLNLPHAWRPDDLETAIQAAAHTGQQAIALYLLERGAPLEIPTAAMLGDVARARTMLDQDPSLAKSKGAHGIPLLPHAALSGDPAMLELVFSRGAREGVEQALHLAILQGQAAAVAWLLENARPNLAQKGLRGKTALELAQALGHKEIEALLRSHEGG, via the coding sequence ATGCCCAGCCCCGAGCAGATTCGGGCCTTCGTGATGGCGGCCCACGGCGATCTGGCCCAGGTGCAGCGCATGCTGGAGGCCGAGCCCGCCCTTTTGAACCTGCCCCACGCCTGGCGGCCCGACGACCTCGAGACCGCCATCCAGGCTGCAGCCCACACCGGCCAGCAGGCCATCGCCCTCTACCTCCTGGAGCGGGGAGCCCCGCTGGAGATTCCTACCGCGGCCATGCTGGGCGATGTGGCCCGGGCGCGGACCATGCTGGACCAGGACCCCAGCCTGGCCAAAAGCAAGGGCGCCCACGGCATCCCCCTGCTGCCCCACGCGGCCTTATCGGGCGACCCGGCCATGCTCGAGCTGGTCTTCAGCCGTGGCGCCCGCGAAGGGGTGGAGCAGGCTCTGCACCTGGCCATTCTCCAGGGGCAGGCAGCAGCCGTAGCCTGGCTTCTGGAAAACGCCAGGCCCAACCTGGCCCAAAAAGGCCTCAGGGGAAAGACCGCGCTCGAGCTGGCCCAGGCCCTAGGCCACAAAGAGATCGAGGCCCTGCTGCGCTCGCATGAAGGGGGCTAG
- a CDS encoding nucleotidyltransferase domain-containing protein, whose protein sequence is MVRIFPFDPKARLEELRGAAEALGERPEVLAVVLFGSLAQGQATAMSDADLLVLLESSPLDFSERLLLYRPQGVRGVEVFPYTLEEAHRGLREGWGMVRPALLSGLPLFERKGAWASLRSSLGPA, encoded by the coding sequence ATGGTCCGGATCTTTCCCTTTGACCCAAAGGCCCGGCTGGAGGAGTTGAGGGGGGCCGCGGAGGCCCTGGGGGAACGGCCTGAGGTGCTGGCCGTGGTCCTTTTCGGCTCCCTGGCCCAGGGGCAGGCCACGGCCATGAGCGATGCCGACCTCCTGGTGCTTCTGGAGTCCTCCCCTTTGGACTTTTCGGAGCGCCTCCTCCTTTACCGGCCCCAAGGGGTGCGTGGGGTCGAGGTCTTCCCCTACACCCTGGAGGAGGCCCACCGGGGCCTCCGGGAGGGATGGGGGATGGTGCGGCCAGCCCTCCTTTCCGGCCTCCCTCTTTTTGAGCGGAAGGGGGCCTGGGCCTCCCTCCGGTCCTCCCTTGGGCCGGCCTGA
- a CDS encoding HEPN domain-containing protein, with protein MNRAPDWLEQARWNLRHAEGSLGLEDYAWACFAAHQAAEAALKGLHLSRGQVAWGYSVLDLLAGLPEGLEVPEGVVEAARVLDKYYIPTRYPDAHPAGPAARHYTQREAEEAVRLARAILDFALGMAPEAGAREDGPDLSL; from the coding sequence GTGAACCGGGCCCCGGACTGGCTGGAGCAGGCCAGGTGGAACCTCCGGCACGCGGAGGGGAGCCTGGGTCTGGAGGACTACGCCTGGGCCTGCTTCGCCGCCCACCAGGCAGCCGAGGCGGCCCTCAAGGGCCTTCACCTGTCCCGGGGCCAGGTGGCCTGGGGGTATTCCGTTCTGGACCTGCTAGCAGGGCTTCCTGAGGGCCTGGAGGTGCCTGAAGGGGTTGTGGAGGCCGCTAGAGTTCTGGATAAGTACTACATTCCCACCCGCTACCCCGATGCCCACCCGGCGGGCCCCGCAGCCCGGCACTACACCCAACGTGAGGCAGAGGAGGCCGTCCGCCTGGCCAGGGCGATCCTGGATTTTGCCCTTGGCATGGCGCCGGAGGCAGGTGCGAGGGAGGATGGTCCGGATCTTTCCCTTTGA